In Halobaculum limi, one DNA window encodes the following:
- a CDS encoding dodecin yields the protein MVFKKITLIGRSTESFDAATDDAIDRAEATLDNVHWIEVKEFGVEVASVEGREYQAEVEVAFELQE from the coding sequence ATGGTCTTCAAGAAGATCACCCTGATCGGCCGGAGCACCGAGAGTTTCGACGCCGCAACCGACGACGCCATCGACCGCGCGGAGGCGACGCTGGACAACGTCCACTGGATCGAGGTGAAAGAGTTCGGCGTGGAAGTCGCCTCGGTCGAGGGGCGAGAGTACCAAGCGGAAGTGGAAGTCGCGTTCGAACTGCAAGAGTAA
- a CDS encoding NUDIX domain-containing protein translates to MPEDAPAPDPPSAEFSPRDPRTSYDDLLVNRVRSERPAADLRDLRASNEAIREGWVAVGVTLDPADRVLVVDLADRGWAIPGGTALPDEPLSTAVEREVLEETGVSAEAVRPHAIHDERIHAADGSVPETPFRVVHFELRASRAATPDDLTTLGDDDETVRAVEWRETMPDDLYGGALIRDTIERIRS, encoded by the coding sequence GTGCCCGAGGACGCACCCGCACCCGACCCGCCGTCCGCCGAGTTCTCACCCCGCGACCCGCGCACGTCGTATGACGACCTCCTCGTGAACCGCGTTCGCTCGGAACGTCCGGCGGCCGACCTCCGCGACCTCCGCGCCTCGAACGAGGCCATCCGCGAGGGCTGGGTCGCCGTCGGCGTCACGCTCGACCCCGCCGACCGCGTCCTCGTCGTCGACCTCGCGGACCGTGGGTGGGCCATCCCCGGGGGCACTGCGCTCCCCGACGAACCGCTGTCGACGGCGGTCGAACGCGAGGTTCTGGAGGAGACTGGCGTGAGCGCAGAGGCCGTGCGCCCACACGCCATCCACGACGAGCGTATCCACGCCGCCGACGGGTCGGTGCCGGAGACGCCGTTTCGCGTCGTCCACTTCGAACTCCGTGCGTCGCGGGCGGCGACGCCCGACGACCTGACGACGCTCGGTGACGACGACGAGACCGTGCGAGCGGTCGAGTGGCGCGAGACGATGCCCGACGACCTGTACGGCGGCGCGTTGATCCGCGACACGATCGAGCGGATTCGATCGTGA
- a CDS encoding KEOPS complex subunit Pcc1 yields MSGPNGHDRVTNGTDAPLARTVTVETTHADESTAATVAASLTPDNTAQIQTTTAGATVRTRIDRDTTGGLLSSVDDYLVNLGVADDVAATGREMRGDTATATDAVDSNDAAGSRDAATSDAHETRGAHDTDADTHDT; encoded by the coding sequence ATGAGCGGGCCGAACGGACACGACCGCGTCACCAACGGGACGGACGCGCCGCTCGCACGCACGGTGACGGTCGAGACGACCCACGCCGACGAGTCGACGGCCGCGACGGTCGCGGCGTCGCTCACGCCGGACAACACCGCGCAGATACAGACGACGACAGCGGGTGCGACCGTTCGTACCCGGATCGACCGGGACACGACGGGCGGCCTGCTCTCTTCGGTGGACGACTACCTCGTGAACCTCGGCGTGGCCGACGACGTGGCCGCGACGGGACGGGAGATGAGAGGCGACACGGCGACCGCGACCGACGCGGTCGACTCGAACGACGCGGCCGGCAGCCGCGATGCAGCCACGAGCGACGCGCACGAGACGCGCGGCGCTCACGACACAGACGCAGACACACACGACACATGA
- a CDS encoding mechanosensitive ion channel family protein has protein sequence MQTGTPSPTPTPSPPPANSGVVATVVEAYRTVLTVPGVQIAVVILFLALGAVAATYFVRLLGRPVARRFARESVAQVVLRGVRFGVIILFGFLGLSVAGVKIGNIVLSVTVFSAVIGIVLAPIVGSIISGVFVLADQPFEIGDMVELPDGTRGFVEEITLRYTKIFTVDNTFEVIPNSYVRDHRVTNLSAEDERTRLRLPILVTYESDVPRARTLIERAAASCETVIEGGPDIRIGVARYPAKPTAYIDSFADHGIQITLRYWARNPYKPLTVRSQVQTAVYKTLDDDPSIDVEFAYPHSHLVFDDTSGVAQVAMRENGSHTEGAAVGDVDVDASDGS, from the coding sequence ATGCAGACCGGGACGCCATCCCCGACTCCGACACCGTCGCCGCCTCCGGCCAACAGCGGTGTCGTCGCCACCGTGGTCGAGGCGTACCGCACAGTGCTGACCGTGCCGGGCGTCCAGATCGCGGTCGTCATCCTGTTTCTGGCGCTCGGGGCGGTCGCTGCGACGTACTTCGTTCGGCTCCTCGGTCGCCCCGTTGCGCGGCGGTTCGCCCGCGAGTCAGTCGCACAGGTGGTGCTTCGCGGCGTCAGATTCGGGGTCATCATCCTGTTCGGCTTCCTCGGTCTCAGCGTCGCGGGCGTCAAGATCGGAAATATCGTCCTGTCGGTGACGGTGTTTTCGGCGGTCATCGGTATCGTCCTCGCGCCCATCGTCGGGTCGATCATCAGCGGTGTGTTCGTCCTCGCCGATCAGCCGTTCGAGATCGGCGATATGGTCGAACTGCCGGACGGCACGCGCGGCTTCGTCGAAGAGATCACCCTGCGGTACACCAAGATATTCACCGTCGACAACACGTTCGAGGTGATCCCCAACTCCTACGTCCGCGACCACCGCGTCACCAACCTCTCGGCGGAGGACGAACGCACCCGCCTCCGACTGCCGATCCTCGTCACCTACGAGTCCGACGTCCCGCGTGCCCGCACGCTCATCGAACGGGCGGCCGCCTCCTGTGAGACGGTCATCGAGGGCGGCCCGGACATTCGCATCGGTGTGGCACGCTACCCCGCGAAGCCGACGGCGTACATCGACTCGTTCGCCGACCACGGTATCCAGATCACGCTCCGCTACTGGGCGCGAAATCCGTACAAGCCGCTGACCGTCCGTTCGCAGGTCCAGACGGCGGTGTACAAGACCCTCGACGACGACCCCTCCATCGACGTCGAGTTCGCGTACCCGCACAGCCACCTCGTCTTCGACGACACCAGCGGCGTCGCGCAGGTGGCGATGCGCGAGAACGGGAGTCACACCGAGGGCGCCGCGGTCGGCGACGTAGACGTAGACGCCTCCGACGGTAGCTGA
- a CDS encoding class I SAM-dependent methyltransferase gives MGTFADACDAVLSDPGGNHSLHTTLAPLYQRVRPTTGERYAVHLNAITARIPPSTRVVLNAPCGVGRFLSPLAERHGAVVGVDSSAQLLSLAADHVAASGGVMLVEDDVSDEAFDLNRRVDAAACTEYRSAYLSDEELVDALAGMRRHLHDGGTLVVDALADARPLREESPSVFRDNRYTVERSVDVFGVGDGSGDLARVADYRVTDGQTREGAVARERERLRPRSAGHLADAMSRAGFRDVNVEADVPERGALLGTGRV, from the coding sequence ATGGGAACCTTCGCCGACGCGTGTGATGCCGTCCTCTCTGACCCCGGTGGGAACCACTCCTTGCACACGACGCTCGCACCGCTCTACCAGCGGGTTCGGCCGACGACCGGTGAGCGCTACGCCGTCCACCTCAACGCGATTACGGCGCGCATCCCACCCAGCACCCGCGTCGTCCTCAACGCGCCCTGCGGCGTCGGTCGATTCCTGTCGCCGCTCGCCGAGCGCCACGGCGCGGTCGTCGGCGTCGACTCGTCGGCGCAACTGCTGTCGCTTGCGGCCGACCACGTCGCCGCCAGCGGGGGGGTGATGTTGGTCGAAGACGACGTGAGCGACGAGGCGTTCGACCTCAACAGACGCGTCGACGCCGCCGCTTGCACGGAGTACCGCTCGGCGTACCTCAGTGACGAGGAACTGGTTGACGCGCTGGCAGGGATGCGCCGACACCTCCACGACGGCGGAACGCTCGTCGTCGATGCGCTTGCGGACGCGCGGCCGCTTCGCGAGGAGTCGCCGTCGGTGTTCCGCGACAACCGCTACACTGTCGAGCGCTCGGTCGACGTGTTCGGCGTCGGTGACGGCTCCGGCGACCTCGCCCGCGTGGCGGACTACCGCGTCACCGACGGCCAGACGCGCGAGGGTGCGGTCGCCCGCGAACGAGAACGTCTGCGCCCCCGGTCGGCGGGCCACCTCGCCGACGCGATGAGTCGCGCCGGCTTTCGCGACGTGAACGTCGAGGCCGACGTGCCCGAACGGGGGGCCCTCCTCGGGACCGGCCGAGTGTGA
- a CDS encoding proteasome assembly chaperone family protein, with product MHDQRDQPAFHVTTNVDPSSTVIAGFSQFGLAGLTAVDYLVNQLDLEATGYIRAEGLPTITPFANGEPRYPTRLFSRPDLDVTVLVGELFVPNSLAEPFSRSVLEWTETAGVQEVTVLSGVPFAHGPDEHRAFYVASEDYRHRHADRLDTTDADGAAVLPPMGTGFLDGTNGALMTRAMESSLGVGVFLTPVHARVPDAEASVRLVDAVEHVYGLGVDTDPLEAFAEEVGEYYRTLADRLEEEAEEEQPADRMYM from the coding sequence ATGCACGACCAGCGTGACCAGCCAGCGTTCCACGTCACGACCAACGTCGACCCGTCGAGTACGGTCATCGCCGGCTTCTCACAGTTCGGACTCGCAGGGCTGACGGCCGTCGACTACCTCGTGAACCAACTGGATCTCGAGGCGACCGGCTACATCCGCGCGGAGGGACTGCCGACGATTACGCCGTTCGCGAACGGTGAACCGCGCTATCCGACCCGGTTGTTCTCGCGGCCAGACCTCGACGTGACGGTGCTCGTCGGCGAGTTGTTCGTCCCCAACTCGCTTGCGGAACCGTTCTCGCGGTCGGTGCTGGAGTGGACCGAGACGGCCGGGGTTCAGGAGGTGACGGTGTTGTCTGGCGTGCCGTTCGCACACGGCCCGGACGAACACCGCGCGTTCTACGTCGCCAGCGAGGACTACCGCCACCGGCACGCCGACCGCCTCGACACGACGGACGCCGACGGAGCGGCGGTGCTCCCGCCGATGGGAACCGGATTCCTCGACGGGACGAACGGCGCGTTGATGACGCGAGCGATGGAGTCGTCGCTCGGCGTCGGCGTGTTCCTCACGCCGGTCCACGCGCGGGTTCCCGATGCAGAGGCGTCCGTCCGTCTCGTCGACGCCGTCGAACACGTCTACGGCCTCGGCGTCGACACCGATCCCTTAGAGGCGTTCGCCGAGGAGGTCGGAGAGTACTACCGGACGCTCGCCGACCGCCTCGAAGAGGAAGCCGAGGAAGAACAGCCAGCAGATCGGATGTACATGTGA
- a CDS encoding mechanosensitive ion channel domain-containing protein — protein sequence MSGTVFLQSGVSLVETALNRFVSDIVDALPNVLAGLVFLVIAGIGIKLVMTVLRAVLERTVAGESPVYRQFVATIVAVFLWFGVGLSFLSIVGLDGIATSLGTAAGFLALGVSYATSSMIADAVAGVYLLRDEDFNPGDTVDIGGSTGVVKSIELRKTRLTVDDDTVVRGNAEIEKKWTKLDDVDGEQSVAAPAE from the coding sequence ATGTCTGGTACCGTCTTTCTCCAGTCTGGCGTGTCGCTCGTCGAGACGGCGTTGAATCGGTTCGTGAGTGACATCGTCGACGCGCTTCCGAACGTACTCGCGGGGCTCGTGTTCCTCGTCATCGCCGGTATCGGCATCAAACTCGTGATGACCGTCCTGCGGGCGGTGCTCGAGCGCACCGTGGCCGGCGAGTCGCCCGTGTATCGGCAGTTCGTCGCGACCATCGTCGCAGTCTTTCTGTGGTTCGGCGTGGGGCTGTCGTTCCTCTCGATCGTCGGCCTCGATGGCATCGCCACCTCGTTGGGAACCGCCGCTGGCTTCCTCGCACTGGGTGTCTCGTACGCCACCTCGAGTATGATCGCCGACGCCGTCGCGGGCGTGTACCTCCTGCGCGACGAGGACTTCAACCCCGGCGACACCGTCGACATCGGCGGCTCGACGGGCGTCGTGAAGTCGATCGAACTCCGGAAGACGCGGCTGACCGTCGACGACGATACCGTGGTTCGGGGCAACGCCGAAATCGAAAAGAAGTGGACGAAACTCGACGACGTGGACGGCGAGCAGTCGGTCGCCGCACCCGCCGAGTGA
- a CDS encoding 30S ribosomal protein S3ae translates to MSERSVSRQRQGKRWYTVLAPEQFDRAELGETMAEEPDQVIGRTVETTLGEITGDQGQDNIKLIFKITDVGSDAAYTEFIQHELTRDYLRSMVRRGASKVDLHITVRTTDDYRVRVSPVAFTTKKADRSQEQAIRQIMIDLVQDAAEDRSFAELVDSVVEGRLSSAIYGEAKTIYPLRRVEVQKLSLEARPEEIAAEEETSVDVDDEDVAVDE, encoded by the coding sequence ATGAGCGAACGATCAGTCTCACGACAACGACAGGGGAAACGCTGGTACACCGTCCTCGCGCCAGAGCAGTTCGACCGCGCGGAACTGGGCGAGACGATGGCAGAAGAGCCAGACCAGGTCATCGGCCGCACGGTCGAGACGACGCTCGGTGAGATCACCGGTGACCAGGGCCAGGACAACATCAAGCTGATCTTCAAGATCACGGACGTGGGCTCCGACGCCGCCTACACCGAGTTCATCCAACACGAACTCACGCGCGACTACCTGCGCTCGATGGTGCGCCGCGGCGCCTCGAAGGTCGACCTGCACATCACCGTGCGCACGACCGACGACTACCGCGTCCGCGTCAGCCCGGTCGCGTTCACGACGAAGAAGGCCGACCGCTCGCAGGAGCAGGCCATCCGCCAGATCATGATCGACCTGGTTCAGGACGCCGCCGAGGACCGCTCGTTCGCGGAACTCGTCGACTCCGTCGTCGAGGGTCGGCTCTCGTCGGCCATCTACGGCGAGGCGAAGACCATCTACCCGCTCCGCCGGGTCGAGGTCCAGAAGCTCTCGCTGGAGGCACGGCCCGAAGAGATCGCCGCCGAAGAGGAGACGTCCGTCGACGTCGACGACGAAGACGTCGCAGTCGACGAGTAA
- a CDS encoding HesB/IscA family protein: protein MSTDASEGGDPDVPVTVTPAAAEEAVSLMEGEGMDVDVGGLRLFVQQGGCAGLSYGMRFDNEPEDDDRVTEQHGLRVFVDSASMNYIGGSTLDYESGLQAAGFNVKNPNIEAECGCGESFRT from the coding sequence ATGAGTACTGACGCGTCCGAAGGCGGCGACCCCGACGTGCCCGTGACGGTGACGCCGGCGGCCGCCGAGGAGGCCGTCTCGCTGATGGAAGGCGAGGGGATGGACGTCGACGTGGGCGGCCTCCGTCTGTTCGTCCAGCAGGGCGGCTGTGCGGGCCTGTCGTACGGGATGCGCTTCGACAACGAACCCGAAGACGACGACCGCGTGACCGAACAGCACGGCCTCCGCGTGTTCGTCGACTCCGCGTCGATGAACTACATCGGCGGGTCGACGCTCGATTACGAGTCCGGCCTGCAGGCTGCGGGGTTCAACGTCAAGAATCCGAACATCGAAGCCGAGTGTGGCTGCGGCGAGTCATTCCGGACGTAA
- a CDS encoding exonuclease RecJ has protein sequence MSTAADANAGADPERVASALSAAEFVRVYARPTGDTLAAAGLLANALRERDTAFQVRSTRDSAAPDGHGTALALGWTPPNGTGLDTGDQPVSSVAAAVVAALGVDPDPLVGLAGVVAAEAVPGDAGSGSLLEAAERRGIVERRPGVAVPTADIATGLAHSTLVRAPFSGDPEAAQALVAELDLPADPADDDYRRLASALALDVTTDAPMQSVGAVERALRPYETPTGPFATLGGYADVLCALAREQPGLGVSVALGADATEAAVTTWREHARRAHGLLDDPTTGRYDGVFVARVETDPADTPALSTAARLLRDYQSPEPAALVVSDDAAAAAGDGSTDVTAALRAGVDATSGEEDERDDPTDADVVGHGRAGDARFGGGDVTAFIGGFREALR, from the coding sequence ATGTCCACCGCCGCCGACGCCAACGCAGGGGCCGACCCCGAACGGGTAGCCTCGGCGCTGTCGGCGGCCGAGTTCGTCCGCGTGTACGCTCGCCCGACGGGCGACACGCTCGCGGCGGCCGGACTGCTCGCGAACGCGCTTCGCGAACGCGACACGGCGTTTCAGGTCCGATCGACGCGTGACTCGGCGGCCCCAGACGGCCACGGGACGGCGCTCGCACTCGGTTGGACGCCGCCGAACGGGACGGGACTGGACACGGGCGACCAGCCGGTCTCGTCGGTCGCGGCGGCGGTCGTCGCGGCACTCGGCGTCGACCCGGACCCGCTCGTCGGCCTCGCCGGCGTCGTCGCCGCGGAGGCGGTTCCCGGCGACGCGGGCAGCGGGAGCCTGCTGGAAGCGGCCGAACGACGCGGTATCGTCGAGCGCCGACCGGGCGTGGCCGTGCCGACGGCCGACATCGCGACCGGGCTAGCACACTCGACGCTCGTCCGTGCGCCGTTCTCCGGTGATCCGGAGGCGGCGCAGGCGCTAGTGGCGGAGTTAGACTTGCCCGCCGACCCCGCAGACGACGACTACCGACGACTCGCCTCTGCGCTCGCACTCGACGTGACGACCGACGCACCGATGCAGTCGGTCGGCGCAGTCGAACGGGCACTCCGCCCCTACGAGACGCCGACGGGGCCGTTCGCGACACTCGGCGGCTACGCCGACGTGTTGTGCGCGCTCGCCCGCGAGCAACCGGGACTCGGTGTCTCGGTCGCACTCGGCGCGGACGCGACGGAGGCGGCCGTGACGACGTGGCGCGAGCACGCGCGACGGGCGCACGGCCTCCTCGACGACCCGACGACGGGGCGCTACGACGGCGTGTTCGTCGCACGCGTGGAGACCGATCCAGCAGATACGCCCGCGCTGTCGACCGCCGCCCGACTGCTCCGCGACTACCAGTCGCCCGAACCGGCCGCGCTCGTCGTCTCCGACGACGCCGCGGCCGCCGCCGGTGACGGGTCGACGGACGTGACGGCGGCGCTGCGTGCTGGCGTCGACGCGACGAGCGGTGAAGAAGACGAGCGTGACGATCCGACGGACGCCGACGTCGTCGGCCACGGGCGTGCGGGCGACGCACGCTTCGGCGGCGGCGACGTGACGGCGTTCATCGGCGGCTTCAGGGAGGCCCTGCGATGA
- the hisD gene encoding histidinol dehydrogenase: protein MEPRQVADLSPDERRAFFDRDAGVDAVRSDVRDIVDQVREQGDAALREFSREFDGVEVANIDITDEAERAVDTVDDDVLAAIHESIENVRAFHEAQLPEDWTREFDDGRELGRRFRPLDRVGVYVPGGTAAYPSSAIMGVVPAVVAGVDHVAVVTPPADEVNPATLAAIHEAGADAVYAVGGAQAISALAYGTETVTRVRKIVGPGNKWVTAAKAEVRGDVEIDFLAGPSEVLVLADDTADPASVAADVVAQAEHDPNASVVVVTDSASLAESVCDELDAQVPDRERQETIEAALDNDASGVLLARSMSEAVLFAEEYAAEHLSIQADDDEALLERVTNVGSAFLGRFTPVAAGDYASGTNHVLPTNGGAKSFGGLSTDTFLRSSTVQRLSEGSLRDLSETVTTLAEAEGLEAHAESVRVRFDDGDDATGGVDDSDASSDA from the coding sequence ATGGAGCCGAGACAGGTAGCCGACCTCTCGCCGGACGAGCGCCGGGCCTTTTTCGACCGGGACGCCGGTGTCGACGCAGTTCGCAGCGACGTGCGCGACATCGTCGACCAGGTCCGCGAACAGGGCGACGCCGCATTACGGGAGTTCTCTCGCGAGTTCGACGGCGTCGAGGTGGCGAACATCGATATCACCGACGAGGCCGAACGCGCGGTCGACACCGTCGACGACGACGTCCTCGCCGCGATTCACGAGTCCATCGAGAACGTCCGCGCGTTTCACGAGGCACAACTGCCGGAAGATTGGACCCGCGAGTTCGACGACGGCCGCGAACTCGGGCGGCGCTTCCGTCCGCTCGACCGCGTCGGCGTGTACGTCCCCGGCGGGACGGCCGCGTACCCCTCCTCGGCGATTATGGGTGTCGTCCCGGCGGTCGTCGCGGGCGTCGACCACGTCGCCGTCGTGACGCCGCCCGCCGACGAGGTGAACCCCGCGACGCTCGCAGCGATTCACGAGGCGGGCGCAGACGCGGTGTACGCTGTCGGCGGCGCACAAGCGATTTCGGCGCTCGCGTACGGCACCGAGACGGTCACGCGCGTCCGAAAGATCGTCGGGCCGGGCAACAAGTGGGTGACGGCCGCGAAGGCTGAGGTCCGCGGCGACGTGGAGATAGACTTCCTCGCCGGACCCTCGGAAGTGCTCGTCCTCGCGGACGACACCGCTGACCCCGCGTCGGTCGCGGCCGACGTGGTGGCACAGGCGGAACACGACCCGAACGCCTCGGTCGTCGTCGTCACCGATTCGGCGTCGCTCGCGGAGTCGGTCTGTGACGAACTCGACGCACAGGTGCCCGACCGCGAACGACAGGAGACCATCGAGGCCGCTCTCGACAACGACGCCTCGGGCGTCCTCCTCGCGCGGTCGATGTCGGAGGCGGTGTTGTTCGCCGAGGAGTACGCGGCCGAACACCTCTCGATCCAGGCCGACGACGACGAGGCACTCCTCGAACGAGTCACAAACGTCGGGTCGGCGTTCCTCGGCCGGTTCACGCCGGTCGCCGCCGGCGACTACGCCTCGGGGACGAACCACGTCCTGCCGACGAACGGCGGCGCAAAGTCGTTCGGCGGCCTCTCCACCGACACCTTCCTCCGGTCGTCGACCGTCCAACGGCTCTCGGAGGGCAGCCTGCGCGACCTCTCAGAGACCGTGACGACGCTCGCGGAGGCCGAGGGACTGGAGGCGCACGCCGAGAGCGTCCGTGTTCGCTTCGACGACGGCGACGACGCCACCGGCGGTGTCGACGACAGCGACGCGAGTTCGGACGCGTAA
- a CDS encoding DUF5816 domain-containing protein has protein sequence MNLEVVETAAGDIYVDRADGERGSKAPFFHTYADEAGETRWGYLCGNCETVNNAMDSMGRIECNECGNIRKPEEWDAAHE, from the coding sequence ATGAATCTCGAAGTCGTAGAGACCGCCGCCGGTGACATCTACGTCGACCGCGCGGACGGCGAACGAGGCTCGAAGGCCCCGTTCTTCCACACGTACGCCGACGAGGCGGGCGAGACGCGTTGGGGCTATCTCTGTGGCAACTGCGAGACGGTGAACAACGCGATGGACTCGATGGGCCGCATCGAGTGCAACGAGTGCGGCAACATCCGCAAGCCCGAGGAGTGGGACGCCGCCCACGAGTGA
- a CDS encoding cupredoxin domain-containing protein has translation MDRRRFLATAGTAASLSLAGCSAVLPSSAADDYDIGMTAEAFRPYEITVSVGDTVVWENTSTRAHSVTAYEEQIPDDAEYFATGDYDSEAAAREAWDGNAGAITAGQRYEHTFEVPGDYTYFCIPHEQAGMVGIVRVE, from the coding sequence ATGGACCGACGGCGTTTCCTCGCGACCGCCGGCACCGCCGCGTCGCTGTCGCTGGCCGGGTGTTCGGCCGTACTGCCCTCCTCGGCTGCCGACGACTACGACATCGGGATGACCGCCGAGGCGTTCCGCCCATACGAGATCACCGTCTCCGTCGGCGACACCGTCGTCTGGGAGAACACCTCCACCCGTGCCCACTCCGTGACCGCCTACGAAGAGCAGATTCCCGACGACGCGGAGTACTTCGCGACCGGTGACTACGACTCGGAGGCCGCCGCTCGCGAGGCGTGGGACGGGAACGCGGGCGCGATCACGGCGGGCCAGCGGTACGAACACACCTTCGAGGTGCCCGGCGACTACACCTACTTCTGTATCCCGCACGAGCAGGCGGGGATGGTCGGTATCGTCCGCGTCGAGTGA
- a CDS encoding protein sorting system archaetidylserine synthase (This PssA-like phosphatidyltransferase, along with a PssD-like decarboxylase, is required in Haloarchaea for the archaeosortase ArtA to replace the PGF-CTERM sorting signal with a C-terminal lipid anchor.), with product MTERPRFLSRLGLADVVTAGNAALGTLAAAFVAVDPALAARLLLLGAIADGLDGVLARRYGGTAVGPHLDSLADVASFGVAPALLVAATVTSAYSLATNPALYVAGLAVPAAYVAMAVIRLAVYTVEDSGAKTTHGVQTTLAATIIAASVLAGLDAPLLVLGLAALATPLMVTPIRYPDLHPQDALVMGVVQAFAVLLGGMAGESFAFALLFLALGYLFLGPRFYWRNVSDDGDAEQSVDATDDPDPHA from the coding sequence ATGACCGAGCGGCCGCGATTCCTCTCCCGGCTTGGCCTCGCCGACGTCGTCACGGCGGGCAACGCCGCACTCGGGACGCTCGCGGCGGCGTTCGTCGCCGTCGACCCCGCACTCGCGGCCCGACTCCTCTTGTTGGGTGCCATCGCTGACGGCCTCGACGGCGTCCTCGCGCGTCGCTACGGCGGCACCGCGGTCGGCCCCCACCTCGACTCGCTGGCAGACGTCGCCTCCTTCGGCGTCGCGCCCGCGTTGCTCGTGGCCGCGACCGTCACCTCGGCGTACTCGCTGGCGACGAACCCGGCGCTGTACGTCGCTGGTCTCGCGGTTCCGGCAGCGTACGTCGCGATGGCGGTGATTCGACTGGCCGTCTACACCGTCGAGGACTCCGGCGCGAAGACGACCCACGGCGTCCAGACGACGCTCGCGGCGACCATCATCGCGGCGTCCGTCCTCGCGGGACTGGACGCTCCGTTGCTCGTGTTGGGGCTGGCAGCGCTGGCGACGCCGCTGATGGTGACACCGATTCGGTACCCCGACCTCCACCCGCAGGACGCGCTCGTGATGGGCGTCGTGCAGGCGTTCGCGGTCTTGCTGGGCGGGATGGCGGGGGAGTCGTTCGCGTTCGCACTGCTGTTTCTCGCGCTGGGGTACCTCTTCCTCGGCCCGCGCTTCTACTGGCGGAACGTGAGCGACGACGGCGACGCCGAGCAGTCGGTGGACGCGACTGACGACCCGGACCCGCACGCCTAA
- a CDS encoding metal-dependent hydrolase — translation MFVGHALAAFAIAAAVTRRVGERPGRALTLGLVAGLFAAAPDVDIGYALVGVVSGLSAGSGPLGLASSFWETGNVVHRAVTHSLVVAPVVALAAAAWVDGRRPTQLVALAVASGLVAVTAAVGGGLAAFVTVAFVASALVISEAVRRRTDLSPRTTFALALFGLVSHPFGDVFTGEPPALLYPFGTEVLSARVALSTDPTLHLLGAFALEVATIWAALVVWSRLRAERDGRTVRPFDLPRRIAPRAVAGAGYAASVFVIPAPTLDLSYPFVFSVLAVGTVGFAPIRLRRYGRLAVAPEFAKPGLERSVFTGLTAVTLAAVAYGIAYFVGVA, via the coding sequence ATGTTCGTGGGGCACGCCCTGGCAGCCTTCGCCATCGCCGCGGCCGTCACTCGCCGCGTCGGTGAGCGGCCGGGTCGTGCGCTCACGCTCGGCCTCGTCGCGGGGCTGTTCGCCGCCGCGCCCGACGTCGACATCGGCTACGCACTCGTGGGCGTCGTCTCGGGACTCTCCGCCGGTTCAGGACCGCTCGGGCTGGCGTCGTCGTTCTGGGAGACGGGCAACGTCGTCCACCGCGCGGTCACCCACTCGCTGGTCGTCGCACCCGTCGTCGCCCTCGCGGCGGCGGCGTGGGTCGACGGCCGGCGACCGACCCAACTCGTTGCCCTCGCGGTGGCGTCCGGGCTCGTGGCCGTCACCGCCGCCGTCGGCGGCGGACTCGCCGCGTTCGTCACCGTCGCGTTCGTCGCGAGCGCACTCGTCATCTCCGAGGCAGTCCGGCGACGGACCGACCTCTCGCCGCGAACGACGTTCGCACTCGCGCTGTTCGGACTGGTCTCACACCCCTTCGGCGACGTGTTCACGGGTGAGCCACCCGCGCTGTTGTATCCGTTCGGCACCGAGGTGCTGTCGGCGCGGGTCGCACTCTCGACAGACCCGACGCTGCACTTGCTCGGGGCGTTCGCGCTGGAAGTGGCGACTATCTGGGCCGCGCTCGTCGTGTGGAGCCGTCTCCGCGCCGAGCGTGACGGGCGGACGGTGCGGCCGTTCGACCTCCCCCGCCGTATCGCGCCCCGTGCGGTCGCGGGCGCGGGCTACGCCGCCAGCGTGTTCGTCATTCCCGCACCGACGCTGGACCTGTCGTACCCGTTCGTGTTCTCCGTGCTGGCGGTCGGGACGGTCGGGTTCGCGCCGATTCGCCTCCGGCGCTACGGCCGCCTCGCCGTCGCGCCCGAGTTCGCGAAGCCCGGCCTCGAACGCTCGGTGTTCACCGGCCTGACGGCGGTGACACTGGCTGCGGTGGCGTACGGCATCGCGTACTTCGTCGGCGTCGCCTGA